The genomic window ATAAGTGTAAATTCAACTCAAGTTCTGGAAGCCCTTTCATATGTTCGCCATATGGTCACTGCCGTTCATGACAAAAATCAGCCGGACAAAAATCAAAATCGACATAATTTTTTGGCCGGTGTGAGACACCCTGTCAGATCATTGAGACATGCAACATCAAGCTACTACCAGTTTTATTTTTATGgacgagtttctcttccaatttgcgtcgtgctcgttttTAGTTTGGCCTACAAAGTGGCggaatgggacctacatgttttttgcctACTCCGAATGGCAGCTGCAAGAcagacgaattttcactgagaagcttttcatagcggaTATACAataggagtgtttgccaaaccactaccgaggagcgaccccgATTTGAAAAACTTTggtctaattgaaaaaatatctTTCGCAATCTTGATGTTTCTACCAAAGCGACAAATGCAACGTTTTAGCAGCGCTGATGCTGAACCACCTGGGTTCTATGGTAGTTAAGTATCACACAACTGCAAATAGTTTGTCAGTGTCACCAACTGGAATTTGAGTAGAGTCATCCAGAGTCGATGAAGTTATTACACAAGCCGCCGAAACCTCTTCCGGTCGCACTGGTATCTCTGGTAATACTAGACAAATCAGACCAACAATTTGTATAAGGAAATCTACGCCGGAGTGAAATAACACACTATCTCGACTGTCcgttcaaaaacgccctatctcagaatttggttTAAAAATACTCTATCTCAgttcaaaatgtattgaaattttgatgttggtcgTTTTTCTGAGATAGAGTTTTTTCGAAACTGCAGCCGAAATGGCAGAGACTTTGACGTATAGTTTACCACCGAAGGAGCAATTAAGGTATAGAGTTAATTGTTAACATTAGCAGCCGGATATTTTGGCCCAGCAGTTTACGTGTGAACCGAACACTTGAAGCAATGTGAACCTTAAAACACCAATTACCCCCTACAAGTTTCTTTGAGCGGACGAAAACAATCAATTTTGTAAATATTGAGGAGTATCACCCTTCTGAAGACCTCTAGTTTTGTTTCCTTCTTCGGAAGCTTAGACCTAAAAAATATCAGGGGGCTATCACGACTCCAAAAAGGAAAAGCGTAGACGCAGGTGCTAGATAGTACACACCATCTCAAGCCCCGCGCAGATACTTCTAAAAGGAAGCTACCTATTCCAACCCCAAAAATTCCCTTAAAGCGCCTTCCCATTCCACATTCCATACTCACATCCAATATATCCGGTGGACCATTTGTTAAATATCGATAAATTTGCACAATCGCTGTGACCGGTATCAGCAGTAGAAAGCAAATTTGCACTGAAGCCGCAACCTTCCTCGCCCAATATGTGAAATACGATGTGCCGCGCCAGTAATAGAATTGATTGGAGAATGATGTCTTGTAGCTGACCACTGAGAGCGTAATCAAACCGATGGGAAGTAAAACATTCCATGCCAATGCCGTGAATGCTGACAACGTATTGGAAAACTTCAAATTATTCACCAAATCGTCGCCATTATAAGGACGTCCACGTATCAAGAAAACGCCGAATATTTGCGCCGTCCAAAGTATAGCAACAAACCATGCGCCACCCAACACCAAATCCATGTAATACAAAATCGATATACCAATTTCGGTGGTAAATGGTACACCCAGCAGTAGACCGGTGACGCAGCTCAATAACACCGCGCTAATTGAATTACCTAAAGCGCATGCAATCGGTTTCCACATAGCACACAACTGTGACAGACCCAAGATGATGAAAGCCGAAAAGGCGACTGTAGCCCAAACCCATGAAACGGTATCACGTGTAAGTCTTAATGTGGCTGGAAAGATTTCACTTATGAAACGTAAAGCTTGATAGCCGCTCTCTTGTGATGTTGTTTGACGACGATAAATTTCTCCAATAAAACTGGAGTAATGTGGCATCCATCTGTAGGCCAGCGAACGTATGTTGATATCTGTTATTAACTCTGGTGCGAATACGGACTTGGATGATTCGAGCGTTTCTGTGATATGAGTTGAAGGAAAGCGATTATGAAATGTGATTACGAATGTGTGTAGTTTGTGGCACAACTTACCAAACGAACCCGGCATATAAATGTAGGAATGTTGATTTATAATCTGCAGGCACAGCGTCCCCAATAGAGCTGCAACAAAAATACTGAAGAGTGTAATCAAAATGGCAAAGATGGCATCACGTCGCAGAGATGTTTCACTACGTCCTGTCATATGTGTACAACTTGTGATGGAGATCACGGAGGAGCCAAGTAGACCCCAGGTTAGGAACACTTCTTGTGCGGCAGCTACCCACATTTTTGAGTTTTCGAAGAAGTCACTAAAGTCAGTGGCGGTGAAGATATTCTGTGGATAGAGAATAAATTTAAGTTTATAAGGCGTTTTCTCACATCAGATTTGGTAAGGATCCATAACCTCAAAAGAATTCGAAAATTTACTGTCGATCATTCTTCCCTTCCTATTTTACCCCGTCCCTTCCACTCCCTCTTACTCTTTTCTCTCCCTTTTCCTACCAcctactttcctttcctttgcttcacTCTACCATTGTAGGTCTCTCCCCTTTTCGTTCGGTATCTTCCTTCTCATCTTCCCATTCAAGTCAAAAATACCATTTATCGAAAAGATAGTCCCCAAGATATCCTATAACATAATCCAAGCAACACGATATCTATGTATGCAATTTCCAGGATATCAGATTGTCAGTTTCGGAAGTTTGGTTAAATATATAAAACGATTAAATACGCCACTTCGTGCATTCGGAAAGTAGTTCCTCTAGATTGCCAAATATCGGCGGTAAGAGACGAATAAAATCTACAGGCCTAGAATGTTCTACATGGTCACATCAAATAGTTCCCGGAATGGTACCTTAATTTTGATTATTGTCGGAATGTACCCGGATCactatccgacaaaggaccatcatcaCCGATAAAAATCTCCAAAACgttcgggagtgtctttatcgctacaagaagcaGAAGAAGCCGGGCATGAGAACGCACCCCGTTAAAATGGCGGAGTTTGGAATTTGGGGCGGTTCTCATGATCCCAAACCAATGTTGCGAACACACCGCACTTGTAGTTTACAGCGCTGTGAAATCAGACCCAAGCTTAAAGGTATCAAGAGGCTGAGTAAAGTGTCTTCGTTTAACTTAGTCCTTTTGATTATTTTACTCGCTAGGTCGGCGTAGTTCACAGGTATACCGCGGGGCCTGGGGCCCTCTTCATTGCTAGAGCAGTCTATTAAGCGACTGTCTGCAGTCGATTGCCATTTTACGGTCTCCCCAGCATGAATTAAGCTATACCTGCCCGGCAGTCTCTAACTTAAAGATAGCGCCCAACATCGCTGTCGACACTAAAATATGGAGCCTATTACTAACCTTCGTGGATTCCCACGGGAAAGCTGTTGCAGAAAGAGGGTCGAAATAGTGTAATGCACCTGATGCAACATTCTGCGCATTGTCGTCAGAATGTTCCACGTTGTCACTCTACAATGAGGAATTCCGTCCAATGCATCATAAATTGCTTGGAGCTTTCCGTATGGGACTATTGAAAGAAGATTGAGTATAACCTCAAGAAATTTTGTAGATGTGAAGGAATGTGTCCCTGTAAGCATGCGGCTAACCGTTCCATTCTACTCATGCGGTATACATATAGTTCCTTAAGTGTGGCTTTTAGCGCCGGCTGCTTTTGATTGGGTAACAGAACAGTAGGAATTAAGAGCAACCCTACAAGATATGTGATCAAGTCTTGGTTAGGTAGTATGGCCGCTGACCATTTAAGCGAATAGGGCCCCATCCACCCCGTCCTTTAACGCGGTGGCATACGCTTGGATAACAGTGCACTGATCGGACATCCAAAATTTCCAGCTGACGCCAAGACCTTGTTAGAGTACACCCCCTCTCTCCTTTTTCTTCTCAAACCCTCCCGTCAAGCTTGGATCCATACGTAAAAAAGTTATCCTAAACCATGCTCCACATCTCACATTAATTCACCATCCCATTTATACCTTGAACCATTAACCCTGGTGGGGATGAGGTTGACCCGGTCAGAGTTGAGGCCATTTGCCCAGGTTGTCAGCCGGTTACAGTTGCAGcgtttagatagatagatagatgttgtgaggttaagcactgcgacctattatGCCCTCATTttctttacaacacttcatccaagccgagttctctgagaaaatccagaatggttctctGCTTCAGATAGTGTATGTGACTATTATCtaatttggatgatcctaggatcctaagccttcgtctcgcgactgcacCACATTCCTTCAGAGGCTATTAGCCGATgtgcccaatttatgcatatggttctttagcctacagtgacctgtgagtatacctgttaaaatcctaaggctactttttgggagattaatcatagccttatatacctttgagttgtaccctcctattagtgcttttgcctgccgaagtcctggactttcacgccagtgttgttctctgaggcacgcctccttttaTATAAATTCCTCCCTTATTTTATGTGACCCTATTGGGACCATAGGCTCGGgacctattggctttccggccgctgccaacctggcaagctcgtccgctcgctcgttaccatctactcctctgtgtccaggtacccatgctagacggatggtgttattaactcctaggctgtttaacctctccacgcactcaaagcctgttgatgatttaatctcaactgaagataatgccctgagtgcagcttgactgtcgctgagtataccgattttctcgttggtatatccccgctgcaaatttatctctgcacaccggcttatggcgacaacttcggcttggaagatggtcggatattttccgagtgataggaatattttggttcggggccgaagatccccgctcctatgccctccggtgtcttcgagccatcggtgtccCATATTATAGtatgttcctggtgaagcgctacaatcctggaggtgtcccacgtacatttgttccccagctctattttgaagcgcttctcaaacttaattatcttcctcgtatcatctctgggaagttcgataagtggaatctgctcctgcagcttcgccatgctTCGTGACTATCACTTcgcctcttccacatccctctttagctatgtttactaaagttctcctggctgcctgctcaattattatatgtagaggcgttagctcaagcagcacctctattgctgccgtcgggcatgttcgcatggctcccgtaatgcagacacacgctaagcgttgaagcttcgtgagtgatttttgtacggtcaccatggttgttcttgatgcccacgcaactactccgtacactatgataggtctcactatcatagtgtacatccatcttaggatctttgggctgcatccccaggatcttcctgcaatacgtctgcacatcATTATTGCTCTTGTAGCTTTTGATATGGCATTGTCGACGTATTTCTTCCATCagagcttagagtcaaacgtgactcccaagtatttcacctcagtcgtgtactccatctatactccatccattgtgatttgcctaatcccttccagttttcttTTCCTGGTGAATGGCAAaatggatgtcttgttagggttgatacttagCCCTACCTCATTACACCATTCTCtcgttaacctcaatgccctttgcattatgtcgcaaagggtgctctcaaatttgccccttacaatgataacaatatcatccgcgtacccctgacattggattccgttttctgagagcctctgtagaagttcatctactaccagactccacagcaggggtgacaggacgcccccttgtggacatcctttcgttgttttgaactctactgtaccgtcccccttgaggtttcggcaatcctcgtacgcaataaggcgtttatccacatacggattggacgttgtatctctcttctctctagtgcccgattcacactttcgtatgtcgtgttgtcgaaagccccctctatgtccaaaaatgcgcatagcgttatctccccgcactcgaacgcactttggatttctaTAGACAGTtgatacaatgcagtttctgtcgacctgcctgtcctatatgcatgttgatctcgatgtagtggcattctatcgagagcctttgatctaatctcgtgGTCTACAATTTTCTTCttgctttcagagcaaaggatgtcaggcttataggcctaaaggacttTGGACTACAGTAGTCCTTTTTGCCACcttaggtataaagaccacttttgctTTTCTCCACACTGTtgggatgtatgccagtgcgaggctatccctcataatcctgGCCAGGTGTGGCATCAATTCTTCTccctgctgcagaaaggctggatatatGCCATCCACTCCCGGAGATTTGTAGCTCTGGAAAGACCTTACTGCCCACTTAACTGTGCTGTCGCTGAAGAGTCCTTTGGCGAGGTTCTAATCTGTGGATGTCGTTCTTACCTCTCAAACCTCCTCCGGCGAGGTTTCCGAGGATGCGTCCGGGTAGTGCGCTGCAAGCAGGGCATGTGCTCTTTCCTCCTCTGTCCTTGTAGAGGTTCCATCGGGGAGTTTCATCGATAATCGCGTCTCCATTTGGTCCTTGGCTAGGGCTTTGTGAGGCCATGCTGCCTCTGAAACTTCTGGTATACCCTCGCAAAATTTCCTGAAGCTCTCTCTTTTAGCTTTCCTAATCTCTTTGTTATATGTTGTTAGATTTGCTGTGTACTGCTCCCATTATCACGTGCGTCTCGCTTGGTTGAAGAATTTGCGCacggttttcctcatttccgagagcttcctcgaccaccagggggttttatTCCCTGGGCCCTTTGATTCACGACAGCTGGAGTTATACGCTTCAATAATCACACTGTTGAAGTTATTAACCCTGGTCTCTaattccatataacttgttcCTCTGTTCCTACTTTCTATAGTACCAAGATTTTCCTGTATTGTATTTCTGAACATATCCCAGTTTGTGTTCCTGGGATTTCGCTTTGGTGGTTTGGTTTAACCTAATATCCTTGAGCCAATGAACTACTCACCTAGCACTGCTCCCAGGACCATTTGTAGTCAAGAATAATCCCAATTTACTTAACCCTGTCAGATAACCAGATATTATGCCTCTAATTTACGGGAGTTAACCGCTCAACTAACGGAGAGGCTTTGCTGGTCAACCAACGAGCCGTCCTCAAGAGTCAGGTTATTAGAACATGGAGCCAACGAAATGAAAATGCAAACTCTCAACGTCTCGGCAGCGCACGTTCTACACAGGCACGTAGCACAGTAGGTAATCGAATCAAAAACAGCTGAAACGGGCTCAGAAAGTTATACATATTGGAAGGTCTTCGATGTCTCTTTCTGCGAAAGGGAAAAGCCAACCGGCGGTCTCCggtagatatacatacatataaccgcACCCTGCTTTTATGAATCACTTGAGCGAATTTATCTAAGTCGCGGTAGGTAACTAACAACAAGAGACTTACCTGAAGCTTTGCTGGATCCACCACATAGAGTAGCTTACAAATGACTACCGCCAAGGCTATGAGCGGCAAAATTGTTAACAGGAAAACTGCCTTTCCAAAGGATTTCAAACCCCTGCATAGTATCAAAAATACAGCAGCCCAGATCATTGCTAAATTGAAGGCCAACTGTAAATATCGGAAATGTCAGTTTATAATATTCTTTGTCAAGACGGATCACGGGAGTTTCTACTTACCCGATTGCTCACGTGGAAACGTATATTTCCACCATTCGGCGACTTCAAAAGATGAAAACGCTGCAATACGACTACATTGAAATAGTCTGTGATGCTTTCCGTCAAGTTTGCCGTTGTATTTGTAGTATACCTATATGGACTAATCATTTCCTGCCACAAATAACCCGTATGACCCTTATTGGGAATCGAGTCACGCAAATAGATCAGCAACCAAGCCACCGCCACCGTAGAGTAGATCGCAATAAAGAATTGCACCAATACCAAAGCAATGCCAATACCACGACATATTGGACTAATCTTCCACATTGATATAGGTCCCGCTTGAATGCGTGAGCCCAATGAAACATGCAACAGGAATAGAGGTATGCCAAACAGGATCGATAACAAGAAGAATTGTAATACAAAGTTACCACCATATTCGATGGTCAAGACAGCAAAACGTGACATATTAAACAGACCCACTGTGCAACAAACCAATGCCAACGCGCGACTACACATATGCGGCCATTCATTGTCGCTATGCTGCGCGCTGGCATGTGTCGTATTATTGTGCTCCGCACTCGACGATTCACCGTAGTGCCCGCCGCTGCTGTTGACCAAATTCATAGCAGCCGTATGTCCATTAGTCGAAGCCGAAGTTGAAGCGGAATCCGTGCTGGAAACAATTGTGATGGGGCTTGAATTGCGCGAGCTATGCGCCGAACTGACATCCGAGCTAGCCGAGAAGTGTGTATGATGTTCGTCCGTCATATGCACGGAGCGCGTTTGTCGTGCTGCAGCGCTTATTGCAGGCGCACTTTGTGGCCGTTGATTGCCATTCGTTATACCGCCGAAATTATGATTACCTTCGAGTATGTCGGGTCGTACGGATAGTATTGGCGGATGTCCCGTAGCACGTCTACCAAACTGACGTGGTCTATTCGCTAGGGTGCTGCTGTTGTTCTCATcattttgtaaaataaaattattgaaaatatccTCTTGTGTTAACATTTCAGTGCGACTATTTGTGCTGGCGGTGCTTAGTCGATTCTGTGAGTAGCAACGTCTTAACTCGGGATGCAGTGGTATGGGTTCGGCTGTTGTTGTCTCACTTTCCGCTTGATCTGTATCGCCAATCGACGTGTTAATACTGTGATGTGCTATGTAGTTGGTATCTGCCTCTTCAAGGTTGGGCGTGCTGCtcgtcaaacgttgttgttgctcGCCAGTTAAAGATTTTGGTGATGTGTGCGCCGATGTACGTGTATCCATCCAAACAAAGCTCGAGGGAGCATGCATATTTGTGTCATCCACATTTTCCTCTGTGATGAATAGTTCAGTAAATGCTTCTTCGCTTGGCAAACATGCGCCCTCTAGTGGTGTACGCTCTAGTTTCTCCATTAAATCTGAAAAGGAAATACTTTATTATCATCCTAagtctacatatatatgtacatataaaggaGTATATGTGTATGTGCAGCTGATAAGACCAAATACGATTGGGAGGAGTTAGTTCAAGATATCCTGAAATCTTCAGATACACTTTAGAGCTCGTAtccaaaaaaaattctatagatGGAGCTGTGCCCCGATAGATTGGTTTCAAAATCGCTAAATTTCATTTCTTTCTTATCGGATATTtatgaagttttgacagcaattTTATAGGGTCATTGGGGATTAAAGTGTTTCGAAAAGTCGTGGATGGTATGCCCTAAAAAATTATCAAGTTTAAATTCGTCATAAGGACAAATTTTTTAGAGTAGAGTGGGCAAGGGAAGCAGGCGAgggacaaaataaaataaatacaagcaGCGATAGACCCCCGGAGAGAATTTAGGTCGAGCTTcctttccaatttgtgtcgtccTACCTGCTTTACACCGaccctgaacggcatctgcaaggccaatgaattttcactgagaagcttttcatggcagaaatacacgagGAAGGAAACGGAGTGGAAAGGATAGTTTCTTCCCCTGAAGAGCTGGAGAAAAgagaaaatgaaattgaaaatgataGGGAAAGGGAAAGGCAGAGAGAGGGatatgagaagctttgtcaataTATCAAAAAGAGAAGATTTTTCTAAAAAGCATCAAAAGTCCGAGAACTTCGCAGGTTGGGCAGAGGCCCTTGATGTTACAACAGCAATTGACTCCCAGGATCTTTCCTTAATGGACTGAGAGGTTTTATCATAGAAATCCGCAGGTTGGGCGGAGGTCCTTGATGTTACAACAGCAACTGACTCCCAGGATCTTTCCTTAATGGACTGAGAGGTTTCGTCATAGAACTCTGCAGGTTGGGAAAAAGTTCATGATGTTACAACAGCAACTGATTTCTGGGATAGTTCAGTAATCAACTGAGCATTTTACCGAAATCTCTATGTCAAATCATCGTCTGATCCTCTAGATAAATCCACACTTATTCAATTAGATTCAGTGATAGGATCTGTAGCAAAAATACTCTCATTTAATCTACAGACAATCAAATCTAAATAACCGGGCTGGGtctcaataaaaaaaattccaggtAGCCTACAAAGTTGCCTGGACAATATCCAGGAGTTAGAACACGTTTCCTCTATTGTGAAACATACCGAGTTAAGGTAAATTTTCAGAATGGTTTTGAACGAATCAAGGAGGAACTTTTTTCGGAGTATTTGGCCTACCAGAGGGAATAAAGACGACCTTTGTTAAGCACGCTTTCTGGTGCAGAAAAAACATGTTATCTATGGAAATATCCGCTCCTCCACGCCTTGAACTTTGGGTCTGGCAACCCTCAAGCTCATATTGCGGCCAGTTTGAGGAAACAAGGATGGTTTTCATTCCAAAGTCAGAAAGAACGGGACATGAGCTGGCCAATAACTCTAATATAACTCTTCTTAAAAACACTCGAAAGTGTGACATAAGGGAACTTCTTGATGAGTTCCTCCTGTCTACGGCACAAAATGCGTATCTGAGGATAAAATCCGCAGAGACTGTGCTGCATGAAGTGGTGCGAACAGCAGATACATCCCTTCTCCATAAGCAATAAGGAAGAAGACGGATTTATTACTTTGCGAGGAATTAAAAGCCACTTACCTCTGAACTGCTAAGCAATTTAGGTGCTGGTTAGAAACTCAGAAAGGGTATAGCAGTATTCTTAATAAACTGTCAAAAAGCACAACTAGCTCCGAAGAGGTTATTATCAATGCAAACTGAAATCAGCATTAGTACTCTCCTCCTTAGCAGGAGTGATTGGAACGGAGCGCTGGTATCTTCTCTGAGCAACTGAAGGCGTACCTTTTAGTTTATCATCCTGAAACAGCTAGTGTCTTCTAAGCTTTAGAAGACCTGCAAGCTCTTGTGGGGGCATTCGGTGAAAGGGCGCTCATGGCGTTGAACACACTAAACCGTCACCAACATAAAGAAGTCGTTTTCAGCTGCACATAACTTCTCAAATATCACGCTCCTGTGGGATCATGGTCACAGGAACATTGAGGACAACGCGAAGACAACGGAACACGCAAATGAACCGCCGCGGGGACGAGAGAACAGATGATTTTCTTAATAGGGCAAGGTAAGAAATCTTTAGAACTACGACCGCAATCACGGCCCCTTGCCGGTTTGTCTGCACGTTCAGAGAATGAGAATCCATTCGATACCGTTTGTGGCTAGGACGACTCTAAAGAAATAGTCTCGCACTACATGCGCGAACTCCCTGCTCTAACACAGCCTAGGTTTCAACCTCTGTGCAGTTATATATTGCCTGAACTTCAGGAAGCAGCAGGATGATCCATAATAAATATCAGCAGGCTCATGGCACGAACCAAATGGTTTAAATAGAGTATTCTTACAGCAAATAGAAACCAGCAAAGAGAGAACGACAAGAAGTCGTTTGTATTTATCTAGTAAAGGTTATATCTGGCTGTATCGGGCGTTTGACTTAGGGCACTTATACAGAAAATATCGATATTCCGCAAAATAGCAAAGGAAATAGCTGCAAGGACGTCCAGTTCGAATGTTCAGCCTTTTTTTGGCAAACGTCCTGAGATTCTGGGGAAGTCCCATTTATGTAAATCTGTGGGCTCTGTCAGAAAAAAGTATGCTTGAATTTAGAAATAACTCGTATCGTATAACCGATCTAACATTTAGTAATATTTAATGGGTTTTATAACACCAAGCAGGTATTGACTAGCTGCCTGGATGAGCTGGTTCGCAGTCTTTATACCTAAAAACCTACTGCTACTACTAATTTGCCGCTTCTCCGATATCATCCCACGACTTTCGGTTAATCTTAGTTGCTCTGTTATTCCCACTTTCGTCTACGGCTGTTCAACTGTTTCCAATCACCGGGCACCGCATAAATAATTTCCCATATACCCAGCTCCCAATCAAACCATCAATCGTAAACCCAAAATCAAGTTCAACAGTCTGCTTCGCTTCTACACCATATTCGAGCTTGGCACATAATCAATTTGCTTTATTTCAATAGGGGTTTTCGGAACATCTATATGACCCTGTGCTAACTCAGCAACAACAAACTCTTCATAATACGCATTACTCACCCTCATATATTTTCTCCTTCACACTCGTAATTGTGCGTCTCATTGATTGTGCACGTTCAAATCTTCCACGCTTCGCGCTCATCTCTTCTCTACCCTCACTCTCTGCTCTCACATCAAGTGCGCACTTTTTGCGAGTCAACGGTAGCGAACGATTTCGTTGCCTTGTAGGTAAACGTCGTTTTGGGCTAGGTGATTCATTCAACTCAACTGAGCTTCTATCATtctcatcatcatcaccatcattatcatcattattACTAAAACTATAATCATCCATCTCTTCTAGATAATTATCTAAATCCAATAAACAGTCTTCAACTTTAGTTTCCATTTccgttgtatttgttgttgttaactGTGCAGCACCATGTATATCGAGTATGTTGTCGAGCTCATTAAGCACGCGTGTAGCATCATCGTCGTCTGAGTAAACGCTTGACGCAGACGAATGTGGTGTTGTTGACTCTTGCTCATCGCAGCCATGACCATGCCATGATAAATCAGTGAGTGAAGTTAGCGAATTATCTCGCGGATAAACGCTCTCCATTCTATCCGTTTGTAACTGCTCCATCTCCAGTGAGATGGCACCGGAACTTTTACTTAGTTGTGGATAATTATCTAATCCACTGCTATGAAAGCTATTCTCATTTAATTCTATTGCATTCTTATCATAGTTAAGCGTATTTAGACGTGATAAACTCTTAGCTGTGGAATCTCTCAATTTGATACTCTCACTTCTCGCCGCATTATTGCGCTCTCGCTCTTCATCGG from Eurosta solidaginis isolate ZX-2024a chromosome 3, ASM4086904v1, whole genome shotgun sequence includes these protein-coding regions:
- the bdg gene encoding sodium-dependent transporter bedraggled, giving the protein MFKATNADKSTEERERLADGETRSRLCSTSPTSTSSYRFRPFSSLPRRFSSAKNCPDTDEERERNNAARSESIKLRDSTAKSLSRLNTLNYDKNAIELNENSFHSSGLDNYPQLSKSSGAISLEMEQLQTDRMESVYPRDNSLTSLTDLSWHGHGCDEQESTTPHSSASSVYSDDDDATRVLNELDNILDIHGAAQLTTTNTTEMETKVEDCLLDLDNYLEEMDDYSFSNNDDNDGDDDENDRSSVELNESPSPKRRLPTRQRNRSLPLTRKKCALDVRAESEGREEMSAKRGRFERAQSMRRTITSVKEKIYEDLMEKLERTPLEGACLPSEEAFTELFITEENVDDTNMHAPSSFVWMDTRTSAHTSPKSLTGEQQQRLTSSTPNLEEADTNYIAHHSINTSIGDTDQAESETTTAEPIPLHPELRRCYSQNRLSTASTNSRTEMLTQEDIFNNFILQNDENNSSTLANRPRQFGRRATGHPPILSVRPDILEGNHNFGGITNGNQRPQSAPAISAAARQTRSVHMTDEHHTHFSASSDVSSAHSSRNSSPITIVSSTDSASTSASTNGHTAAMNLVNSSGGHYGESSSAEHNNTTHASAQHSDNEWPHMCSRALALVCCTVGLFNMSRFAVLTIEYGGNFVLQFFLLSILFGIPLFLLHVSLGSRIQAGPISMWKISPICRGIGIALVLVQFFIAIYSTVAVAWLLIYLRDSIPNKGHTGYLWQEMISPYRYTTNTTANLTESITDYFNVVVLQRFHLLKSPNGGNIRFHVSNRLAFNLAMIWAAVFLILCRGLKSFGKAVFLLTILPLIALAVVICKLLYVVDPAKLQNIFTATDFSDFFENSKMWVAAAQEVFLTWGLLGSSVISITSCTHMTGRSETSLRRDAIFAILITLFSIFVAALLGTLCLQIINQHSYIYMPGSFETLESSKSVFAPELITDINIRSLAYRWMPHYSSFIGEIYRRQTTSQESGYQALRFISEIFPATLRLTRDTVSWVWATVAFSAFIILGLSQLCAMWKPIACALGNSISAVLLSCVTGLLLGVPFTTEIGISILYYMDLVLGGAWFVAILWTAQIFGVFLIRGRPYNGDDLVNNLKFSNTLSAFTALAWNVLLPIGLITLSVVSYKTSFSNQFYYWRGTSYFTYWARKVAASVQICFLLLIPVTAIVQIYRYLTNGPPDILDRIQLLYRPGEGLSEIRNSSSCDRSRTEFGRADGNGVVGNLELNPYQVQNDAPPKYTPPPSYTTATGARFAKILRQSIRRSVRRVLGDRGRARPILTIDSESNQPTTSLNTNQELNAPHYTSADIPITNTTLTATDQQHTNFPASSGEHIQRSLSLGRKLTAKHQHATHHTIGGGRGQRSTNSEGGQRGLRVPYTADDVVNVLRPTAHSTVTPIPTAQRRPETVAVMAPSTPEACELSSNNYASFRSIENLVTNAAPMARSAAFTEATRAHGGDERTNDNGSNTSVI